One Chromatiaceae bacterium genomic region harbors:
- the rplK gene encoding 50S ribosomal protein L11, which produces MAKKITAYIKLQVKAGEANPSPPVGPALGQRGVNIMEFCKAFNAKTQNLEKGMPTPVVITVYADRSFTFITKTPPATVLLKKAAGVTKGSKIPHTNKIGTVTRAQLEEIATMKMPDLTAADMDAAVRTIAGSARAMGLNVEGV; this is translated from the coding sequence ATGGCAAAGAAAATAACAGCTTATATCAAGCTGCAAGTCAAGGCAGGTGAGGCCAATCCGAGCCCGCCCGTCGGCCCGGCCCTCGGCCAGCGCGGCGTAAATATCATGGAATTCTGCAAGGCCTTCAACGCCAAAACGCAGAATCTGGAAAAGGGTATGCCCACCCCGGTGGTCATCACGGTCTACGCCGACCGCAGCTTCACCTTCATAACCAAGACCCCGCCCGCCACGGTCCTCCTCAAGAAGGCCGCAGGCGTGACCAAGGGCAGCAAGATCCCTCATACCAACAAGATTGGCACCGTAACGCGCGCCCAACTTGAGGAGATCGCCACCATGAAAATGCCGGACTTGACAGCCGCCGATATGGACGCCGCTGTTCGTACCATCGCCGGCAGTGCCCGCGCTATGGGCCTGAATGTGGAGGGAGTCTGA
- the rplA gene encoding 50S ribosomal protein L1: MAKLSKRMQAVRSGFEKGRVYGAEEAFVILQGLSKVKFMENVDVSVNLGVDPRKSDQVVRGATVLPNGIGKQVRVAVFCQGAAADAATAAGAERVGMEDLAEDMKAGNLNYDVIIASPDAMRVVGQLGRLLGPRGLMPNPKVGTVAADVAEAVRNAKAGQVRYRTDKGGIIHCPLGKVSFEAVALRENLEALLRNLMKVKPSTSKGVYMRKVTVSTTMGPGLTVDHQALV; the protein is encoded by the coding sequence ATGGCTAAGCTTTCAAAGCGCATGCAGGCGGTTCGGTCTGGATTTGAAAAAGGCCGGGTCTATGGCGCGGAAGAGGCCTTCGTGATTCTCCAGGGGCTATCCAAGGTTAAGTTCATGGAGAACGTTGATGTCTCCGTGAATCTGGGCGTCGATCCGCGGAAGTCCGATCAGGTGGTTCGTGGCGCTACCGTCTTACCCAATGGCATTGGCAAGCAGGTGCGAGTGGCCGTCTTTTGCCAGGGCGCGGCGGCGGATGCGGCCACGGCCGCCGGCGCCGAACGCGTTGGCATGGAGGATCTGGCGGAGGATATGAAGGCCGGTAACCTCAACTACGATGTCATCATCGCCTCGCCGGATGCCATGCGCGTGGTTGGTCAGTTAGGGCGTTTGCTGGGTCCCCGCGGACTCATGCCTAATCCCAAGGTTGGTACTGTGGCGGCCGATGTCGCCGAGGCGGTGCGTAATGCCAAGGCCGGTCAGGTGCGCTATCGCACCGATAAGGGTGGCATCATCCACTGCCCCCTGGGCAAGGTCTCCTTCGAAGCCGTGGCCCTGCGCGAAAATCTTGAGGCCCTGCTGCGCAACCTGATGAAGGTCAAGCCCAGTACCTCCAAAGGTGTTTACATGCGCAAGGTCACGGTCTCCACGACCATGGGGCCTGGACTGACGGTGGATCACCAGGCTCTCGTCTAA